From the Ignavibacteriales bacterium genome, the window TAGCAGGACAATAAATGACAATGAAAGGGGTCTGGTTACCGCCAAATATGACACTACGGGATCGTTAGTATGGATCACAAACATAACTAATACCTCATTTGAAGACGATGAAATTGGAGATCTTTTTGTTAAAGGTCATAATATTTATACAACAGGTACTTCTTACAAAAATTACCCAAATTCGGGGAGAGAACTTCTAGCTGCCAAATATTATCAGACTTCGATAGGCATTCTTCAACAATATTCAGAAATACCTGAAAATTATAAGTTGGAGCAAAATTATCCCAATCCATTTAATCCCTCAACAAAAATTAAATTTTCTATTCCAAAGGGCAGTTTCACATCATTAAAGGTATACGATGTAACAGGTAAAGAAATCAAAGAGTTATTGAATGAGTTTATTCCAGCGGGCACCTTTGAAATTGAATTTAGTCCGGAAAGCATTCCAAGTGGAGTTTATTTTTATAAACTTACTTCTAATAAATTTGAATCCGTAAAGAAAATGATAATTATTAAGTAAACACCATGCCTGAAAAGATCTCCGCTGTTGTGCTGACATATAACAGCGAGGACAATTTACCCCGCTGTCTGGAAAGCATTAAATGGGTGGATGAGATAATCGTAGTAGATTCCCACAGTAAAGATAAGACTAAGGCAATAGTACTTTCATACAATGCAAAACTCTTTGAAAGAGATTATGACGGATATACAAGACAACTTGAGTACGGAGTAAGGCTAGCCGGTAATAACTGGATCTTTGTAGTCGACTCGGATGAAGAGCTAACAGAAGTACTGCGAAAGGAAGTATTGGATCAGCTAAGTAATCCTCCCGAGGATATAGGGGGATATGAAATATCCAGGAAAGTTAAATTCCTCGGCAAATACATTCTTCACGGAGGTTGGTACCCAGATTACCAGTATAGGTTATTCAGAAAAGACAGGTCCTATCCCATTCATAGAGAGATACACAGCTCATACACGACAGATTCCCGTAAAATCAGGTTGAAAGGAAACATCATTCATTACACTTACCGGAACCTTTACGATTACATAAGTAGAATAAATATTTACACAACCTATGATACCAGCAATAAACTTAAGGAACTGAACGGCAAAAAAGTAAGATGGTATAATCTCATTATAAATCCTATTCCTGTATTCATAAAAATGTTTATACTCAAGGGAGGCTTCAGGGACGGTATACAGGGGCTTATTCTGGCATTATTCTCAGCGTTTTACCGTTCTGCACTTTATGCTAAGACCTGGGCTTACCAAAACAGTGGGAAATATTGCTATGAAAAACCGCCAATTACTAACACAGATCTCATAAAATTTAGAAAAAGGGGCGATAATGACTAATCCGTTTTCTGTTACAATTATTGGGTTCATTTAGTAAATTATTGAATCATAATTACTAAGATGAAGATTTCTGCTGTTATTATATGTACAAATGAAGAAAAGAACATTGAGGACTGCCTCAAAAGCGTCTCGTGGGCTGATGAAATAGTTGTCATCGACGGCGGAAGCACTGACAATACGCGAGAATTAGCTTTAAAGTATACCGATAAGGTCTATGAAAATAAGTGGGAAGGATATGCTAAGCAGAGGACTTTCTCTTTGGGCAAAGTGAGCAATGAATGGATGTTTTCACTCGATGCCGATGAAAGATGTACGGAAGAACTGACGAAAGAAATGCTGGAGAGGTTAAATGCCGATGGCGAGAAATATTCCGGTTACGAAATGCCGCGTAAAAGCTTCTTCCTCGGAAAATGGGTGAAGCACTGCGGATGGTACCCTGACTATAAATTAAGGCTATTCAGAAAAGATAAAGTTAAACTAAGTGACAACCTGGTCCATGAGAGATATCTTATCGACGGTGAAACCGGCAGATTAAAAAATGACATACTTCATTACACCGTTACCTCAATATCGGAGTTCATGGATAAAGTTAATGTATACTCTACCCTATCGGCTCAGGAAAAAGCAGGAACAAAATCAGCCGGGTTTTTTGTGCTGATGGTCCGGCCATTCTTCGGATTTTACAGAGAGTATATTTTCCGCGGAGGATTTCTCGACGGAGTACACGGGCTTATGGTCTCGTTTTTTAATATGATCACATCTATGCTGACATATATGAAGATATGGGAAATACAAAATAAGGACAAACGATGAAAACTTACCGACGTCTGCTGACATACGTAAGGAATTACAGGAAATTTATCATACTATCGGCAATATTATCTATTTTATTTTCTATATTAAGCGGTATTGCGGTATATCTGACCATCCCTTTGATGAAAACACTCTTCCTCGACGAAGTACAATCTACAGGAAACGACTCCACCGGCATTTTCTCATTTTTGAGGTCATTTCTTACGTGGATAGAACAGTTCATTTTCGAAGGTGGTAAACTCAGTGCGCTCGGAAAAGCGTGCATACTTATATTTGTCGCCTTCTTCCTGAAAAACCTCACCGGATTTCTGCAATCGATCACGATCCAGCAGGTAGAGAAAGGCGTGGTACGCGACATACGTATTCAAATGTACGAGAAAATAAACGCGCTGTCGCTGAGATTTTTCACTAACGAAAGATCGGGTAACCTTGTTTCCATTATGTCAAATGATGTGAATGCGATACAGATAGCAATATCATCTACTTTCCTTAACCTGATGCGCGAGCCGATAATGGTTATGATATTTCTTGCAATCGCGTTATCCATCAGCTGGGAACTTACTTTAATAGCATTCCTTGTATTCCCTGTTACGATCTTAATTGTTTCTAAAATAGGTTCATCACTTCGTCGCAGGAGTATGCGCATGCAGCAAAAGTCTGCGGACATTATCTCCGTAATATCGGAGACGATATACGGTGCAAAGATCATCCGCGCGTTAAGGGGCGAAGCATTCAAGAATAAAGAGTTCAGGGGTGAAGCGAATGAGCTGAAGAACCTTACAATGAAGAATGTATATGCAAGCGAGATGGCATCCCCCATTTCGGAGCTGTTAACAATCACAGCGGGGATCATTATTATCTGGTTCGGAGGGAGACAGATTCTCGTGGATCATACACTCGACCCCGCGGAATTCCTCGGCTTCATTTTTGTCATATTCCAGCTTGTAACACCAATAAAAAATCTCGGCTCGATAAACAACAGGATACAGGAAGCCTCGGCTTCAGCAGACAGGATCTTTGGAGTTCTGGATCAGCCTGTAGAAATCAGCGAATCTCCGGCAGCAATTGACAAGCAAGGGTTCGAGAATAGTTTAAAACTTAATAATGTTTCATTCAGTTATAATGACGGTACACCGGTATTACAGAATATCGATCTGGAAATAAAGAAATCGGAAGTTGTCGCGGTAGTCGGTCCGTCCGGAGCCGGGAAATCCACTCTGGTCGATCTTATATTCAGATTCTATGACCCGACTAATGGCGAAATTCTTATTGATGGAACAAACCTGAAGGAAGTAAAACTTTCCTCACTGAGGAACCTGATGGGAATGGTACAGCAGGAGACGATTCTATTCAATGACACAATAAGGAATAATATTCTTTTTGGATTGGAAAATATCTCCGATGAGGAATTAATAACCGTATGTAGATCAGCAAATGCCTATGATTTCATCGAGCAGACAGAAAATGGTTTCGATACAGTAATTGGAGACAGGGGTATCAAACTCTCCGGCGGTCAAAAACAGAGGATTTCGATAGCAAGGACACTATTACGCAATCCTCCGATTTTGATACTGGATGAAGCAACATCATCCCTCGACATGGAGTCGGAAAAGCTCGTACAGAATGCTCTCGAAACATTGATGACGAACAGAACTTCTATAGTTATCGCGCACAGGCTTTCCACGGTGAAAAATGCGGATAG encodes:
- a CDS encoding glycosyltransferase family 2 protein codes for the protein MPEKISAVVLTYNSEDNLPRCLESIKWVDEIIVVDSHSKDKTKAIVLSYNAKLFERDYDGYTRQLEYGVRLAGNNWIFVVDSDEELTEVLRKEVLDQLSNPPEDIGGYEISRKVKFLGKYILHGGWYPDYQYRLFRKDRSYPIHREIHSSYTTDSRKIRLKGNIIHYTYRNLYDYISRINIYTTYDTSNKLKELNGKKVRWYNLIINPIPVFIKMFILKGGFRDGIQGLILALFSAFYRSALYAKTWAYQNSGKYCYEKPPITNTDLIKFRKRGDND
- a CDS encoding glycosyltransferase family 2 protein translates to MKISAVIICTNEEKNIEDCLKSVSWADEIVVIDGGSTDNTRELALKYTDKVYENKWEGYAKQRTFSLGKVSNEWMFSLDADERCTEELTKEMLERLNADGEKYSGYEMPRKSFFLGKWVKHCGWYPDYKLRLFRKDKVKLSDNLVHERYLIDGETGRLKNDILHYTVTSISEFMDKVNVYSTLSAQEKAGTKSAGFFVLMVRPFFGFYREYIFRGGFLDGVHGLMVSFFNMITSMLTYMKIWEIQNKDKR
- a CDS encoding ABC transporter ATP-binding protein produces the protein MKTYRRLLTYVRNYRKFIILSAILSILFSILSGIAVYLTIPLMKTLFLDEVQSTGNDSTGIFSFLRSFLTWIEQFIFEGGKLSALGKACILIFVAFFLKNLTGFLQSITIQQVEKGVVRDIRIQMYEKINALSLRFFTNERSGNLVSIMSNDVNAIQIAISSTFLNLMREPIMVMIFLAIALSISWELTLIAFLVFPVTILIVSKIGSSLRRRSMRMQQKSADIISVISETIYGAKIIRALRGEAFKNKEFRGEANELKNLTMKNVYASEMASPISELLTITAGIIIIWFGGRQILVDHTLDPAEFLGFIFVIFQLVTPIKNLGSINNRIQEASASADRIFGVLDQPVEISESPAAIDKQGFENSLKLNNVSFSYNDGTPVLQNIDLEIKKSEVVAVVGPSGAGKSTLVDLIFRFYDPTNGEILIDGTNLKEVKLSSLRNLMGMVQQETILFNDTIRNNILFGLENISDEELITVCRSANAYDFIEQTENGFDTVIGDRGIKLSGGQKQRISIARTLLRNPPILILDEATSSLDMESEKLVQNALETLMTNRTSIVIAHRLSTVKNADRIIVIENGIIVQSGTHDELIASPDGVYKKLYELQFS